The genomic region GAGATTAGTAGAGCAtcagatatttaaatattttttgtataaacacGTCTAAAGCAAGtcgaattttattttctctagGAACGTAGAGCTTATTCACATTGGCAGCAAGTGAAGCCAGACGAAAATATTCAGATAGAATATTGAATTTGTGGGTATTGCATCTGTCCACTTTTGAAACCACGGTGGAGCTAAATGCTTACGTCTGCATAGTTGAATCTAAAATGTAGTTCTGGTAAGTAACATGATCTGCGTCTTTTGTTTATCATGAACCAGTTGGTTCGACAACCTGTCCAGTCTCCGTGACCACACAGCCTACATGGACGTAAAAACGGCAAAAATTTACTGTGAAAATTGTGTTCGGATTTATTCTTTACCATTAATGCGAAACTTTACTAATTACAATAGTTCGAATAATATGCAAACATTGTTTGAGTATAACGAAGACGAGTGCCCATGGTATTATTTCGATAGTTCTTACAAAACATTACTTGGAGGATGTCTAATTATATTTGGTAAGTGTTGATTTGATCTAATTTGTTAGGCTGTTTTAATcgcaataattaattatgtctCACCAGAGCGTCCTATTTAAAGGGTACATTCCAGTCATTTATAAAGCTTATTAATACTTGTGTCgaatgtaatttgaatttgataagAAGAGTGCCAACAGGTGTATTCGGGATGCTGCTCAATGGTTGGCTATTTGCCACTTTCATCCACAGTCACCTTCTTATTTCCAAAAGCCACGTGTTGATACTTAATGTCTGCTCAGCGTCACTCGGCAGAAATTTACTTAGTTTTCCATTTGCAGCATCATCTGCAATAGGCCAAAGGTTAGTTTTATTGAAACACGATAATTCAAGCAAAGACAACGTATTTCTTTTTCTCAAGACAGGAATATACAACATTTTCTTGCTTTTCAGATGGCTATTTGGCACACATGCGTGCCAGCTTTTTGCATTTTTGAATCAATTTTAtggaatttttcaaatgacAACTTTATTCACCATTGTTCTTGAAAGATATTGGCTCGCAAGATACACTAGGCGAGGTAGgtttagtaatttatattgtaagtaTAGTAAGTAACGTattctctattttttttaatatgtttattttccagAGAGATCTCTCTATTATCGATACTATTGGACGCTAACCGCATGCAGTTGGGTAAATGCCGTGGTATTCTCTATACCACCCTTATTCGGATATGGAGTGTATTCATGTGACGCAACTGGTACAATATGTACCTTATTGTGGCCCTCTGCTCAAGCTGGTGCAAAACATCTGGGTTATGTTGTTCCGTATGTGTTCGTTTGTGGGGTCGTTCCAGTTGTTGGCATGTCAGTATTTCTTATTTcttcatgtttattttgttgaaatataatttatttaactaacATACTCATACAATTTACAGATTTTATTACATGGGAAAAGCAAGTCGATTAGAAAGTATTTATTACAGAAACGAGATGCTTAGAGAAGAGAAGCATTTAACAAAggtaaatgaaaattatcttaaggaatatctttattcttgagttattttttatgatgcCTCCTTTGTACAGTGAGCGTCATGGGTTCGAATCCTGGTGGagtctagaaaaaaaaaattgtacttGACCGTAAAAATTTATCACTGAAACATAgttataatgcatctgccaaGGGGATAATGGGACTTAAtcatgtatttttgtttgtagtGTGTACATGTGCTGAGCGTGATAACATTAGCGTTATGGATCCCAGCTGCGTTGGTAGCGGGTAGCCAGTGGTTCCCGCTGCTTCTCTATGGGTACCGTCCTCATGTGCCGCCGGTGCTCACCTTGATTGCACCTATTACCTCTGAGGTTTGTGTTGTGATATTCTTAATCTATGTATTAAAACAAATCGTGTACAGTAAAAAGCGGAAGTAGAATATGTATCTCTGTACGTTTTTACTTCCATTAATccgtttatttaaattagattcACAATGATCATGGAATCAAATACATAAGTACTTGTACATCTTAAAATCAGACCCCATCTGCCTACTTCCTATAAAGGGGTCACGATATTGACGTGTTACCCGctcataaattatgtatttacttttCATTGCGGAAGTCGAGATTGAAGGACAACAAGTCTTTATTGCGAAGGATGAagcaattttaatatgtataatatatatcttaGTGAATTATTGTTACATTAATTACAAGTGCTCAAGGTTGTAAATTATCTTTCCAATATTGtgatatacaaaaatatattcagatatctcttattatataaaatctttGTATTATAGGCAGCCACATGCGTTCCTGTATTATGTTACCTGTCAGGTGATACCAGATTGAGAGCAGCTTTATTAGGGAGAATGCGAAAGAATTACGCCTTATTGCCACCTCAATACGCGATGAGATACCTAAGGGACTAACATTATATTCTACAAGCAACTAAGTGCGTCTCTGAATCTATTGAAAGCCTTGTTCAGGCTTGGTGAGAAGTCATGAAGAAGTTCTTTGCAATGCTGTACCGAGAGCTGGGGTTAAACGAAGATTTTCAATGGGATACCTATAActattttgtttcaaatttttaataaatttgaaaatagcATCtagtgttttattaattatttatataaagtcGTTTCCTATAcccaaaattcaaataatacttatttaagaAGACTCTCGACTAGTTTATGGAATTCAATCGCCTAAAATGTTCAACTCAAAAGTCTTCTAGAATATACTAGAATTCAATTTCTGAATgcaatattattgaaatttaagaTGGTTAAAAttcttagatcattaagtttaaaattataaatgagtaggtatttaaaaatctatCACGCTCACCATTGCACCATAGAGCCAGTAATAAGACAGGTAAGTTGAGTAATACAAAGAAGAGGCCAAAATATGTATTCAGAATTCCTTGAACTGCGAAAGTTTGTGTAaaatatcatgtggttttAAGCATTGTAACAATGTGTCGGATTAAGAAACAGAGCGTAAACAAACCAGCTCAAGGTATTTAGTTATACTATACagaaggtatataatataccaaAGTAATTtgatattgaataataaatataactaagactataatattatccttGAATTGCAGGTATCGACTTCAGTCAACTACAACCTTTATCACAATTATTACATGTTTGCAGTTAATATGTCTGTACAGAGTTGCGAGTgggataatttatttaacgatGGAGATAGATCCATTTTGAAAGATGGATTGGTTTTAACAGGTATATATGGAATCttatttatgtgtaaaaaatttacgttggtattataaaaaaataagctcTGGAATGTTTTTGGAATTGAGCGTgcctaattatttaattaaaataataaaagggtCATTTCTGTTCCTTTTTCTTCttgttcatttttttatttctgttgttttaaattgtctataataattgcatttttggttatgtataaaataaatttaaatatgttttctattgtattttcatacaaaatgtatagattatgCGTTTtacagattataaattataacaaagtGAAATTGATTGAAATAGCAACAGAAAGCTTTGAGCCATTAGCTTTATCGATGTCGTAACTTACAACAAAGAAAAGGAATGGAACTGAAATAACATAATGTTTGTCTATTTCCAGATTCGGTATCTGTTTTATTAGGTCTGTGGTTGAATCTGACGCTCTTATTAACTAATCTAAAATACGATCTCAGCTATCGCAATCTGGCTTTCTTCACGTTAATTAGCTGTTTACGGCGCGGTTTATCTCTCTGCCATTCTTTACTTTTATCTGAAAGGTAAGTGGTGTACGACAAACTTTTTCTTGATATTCaagtgattatttttttgtatagttaaaatagtttacaatctcaaatgaaatgttttgaaaattacacaatgttgtaaattattaaaatttaaaaaaatcagtttgattcattttatttttagcttaTTCTATTCATGAATTAATTCGATAaattaatatcgattttaAAGTATACTTACTGATTTGTTTAACATTCTAACTCAATAATTTACGTTTACATTTCAGTTGGTTCGATTTTAAGGAATCATGTACATTCAACGGCTTTTGGGATACATTTTTATCAGTATACGAAGTGGAGTGCCTCACTCATGTTTGTATCGAGCGATACGTAGtgcataaatatataaataatggtaatatgttttttattagaatgttggatagtttaaataaaattatatattatctaaataagccatttggtttccataacacaagagaaaagcttagtatggtattgtgccgtgtgtgaaaaatgtcctgaaatacttataaattattttaagatttctttCATATAagaataatcattatttttctatatttcaGGATGGGAGCCAATCAAATGGCATTATTGTATGTATCAAGGACTGTGCCTACTTTTCGCCGCTCTATATTCCATACCGCCCCTGTTTGGTATCGGTAGTTATGGACTAGATTTTACCTGTAACTCCTGTACATTCGACATGGTGTTGCCAGATTCGTGGCAAAAAGAATTCATTGTCCTCATATTTTTACTACGCAGCCTTAAATCGGGCTCTTTTATGTAaggaaaaatacttatttataagtaccttttgaaattcaattttaaagggCTTATctcattgtttattttacttttaaggATCGTGAT from Colias croceus chromosome 3, ilColCroc2.1 harbors:
- the LOC123706216 gene encoding visual pigment-like receptor peropsin isoform X1, which encodes MDVKTAKIYCENCVRIYSLPLMRNFTNYNSSNNMQTLFEYNEDECPWYYFDSSYKTLLGGCLIIFGVFGMLLNGWLFATFIHSHLLISKSHVLILNVCSASLGRNLLSFPFAASSAIGQRWLFGTHACQLFAFLNQFYGIFQMTTLFTIVLERYWLARYTRRERSLYYRYYWTLTACSWVNAVVFSIPPLFGYGVYSCDATGTICTLLWPSAQAGAKHLGYVVPYVFVCGVVPVVGIFYYMGKASRLESIYYRNEMLREEKHLTKCVHVLSVITLALWIPAALVAGSQWFPLLLYGYRPHVPPVLTLIAPITSEAATCVPVLCYLSGDTRLRAALLGRMRKNYALLPPQYAMRYLRD
- the LOC123706217 gene encoding rhodopsin, GQ-coupled-like → MFAVNMSVQSCEWDNLFNDGDRSILKDGLVLTDSVSVLLGLWLNLTLLLTNLKYDLSYRNLAFFTLISCLRRGLSLCHSLLLSESWFDFKESCTFNGFWDTFLSVYEVECLTHVCIERYVVHKYINNGWEPIKWHYCMYQGLCLLFAALYSIPPLFGIGSYGLDFTCNSCTFDMVLPDSWQKEFIVLIFLLRSLKSGSFMIVMLYWAQKLEAGNKNSEKMMEQAPFTKSIIAMTAVIIMCWLPITMVRGSVVLSQLLNGYISFVPSVLLVQWSMWLSSISPAFMSITLFLVDDQIRGKALNFYKITGVQETKKEL
- the LOC123706216 gene encoding visual pigment-like receptor peropsin isoform X2; protein product: MLLNGWLFATFIHSHLLISKSHVLILNVCSASLGRNLLSFPFAASSAIGQRWLFGTHACQLFAFLNQFYGIFQMTTLFTIVLERYWLARYTRRERSLYYRYYWTLTACSWVNAVVFSIPPLFGYGVYSCDATGTICTLLWPSAQAGAKHLGYVVPYVFVCGVVPVVGIFYYMGKASRLESIYYRNEMLREEKHLTKCVHVLSVITLALWIPAALVAGSQWFPLLLYGYRPHVPPVLTLIAPITSEAATCVPVLCYLSGDTRLRAALLGRMRKNYALLPPQYAMRYLRD